One genomic region from Antedon mediterranea chromosome 3, ecAntMedi1.1, whole genome shotgun sequence encodes:
- the LOC140044160 gene encoding uncharacterized protein produces the protein MFNFTIQCYNRFNSAEQSTDGIVTTTVFQAKKDCSQWKKIKDVNGIDLSEQIRSHALGEKVDKRLQEEGNVGTWAKFKNGMYKMVRRKEKVSDITSVWDYAGQLDYYITHRFFLTNTVSYCVAFNVMDNLDEPAKPRYSKIVG, from the exons ATGTTTAACTTTACTATACAATGTTATAATAGATTCAATTCTGCAGAACAATCCACAGATGGAATCGTTACAACCACAGTTTTTCAAGCAAAGAAGGATTGTAGTCAATGGAAAAAGATAAAAGATGTAAATG GTATTGACCTATCAGAGCAAATTCGTTCACATGCTTTAGGAGAAAAGGTTGATAAAAGGTTACAAGAAG AAGGCAATGTTGGAACCTGGGCTAAATTTAAGAATGGTATGTATAAGATGgtaagaagaaaagaaaaagtgAGTGACATAACTAGTGTATGGGACTACGCTGGTCAACTAGACTACTATATAACGCACAGG TTTTTCctgacaaatacagtatcatacTGTGTTGCTTTCAATGTCATGGACAACTTGGATGAGCCAGCTAAACCACGGTATTCAAAAATAGTAGGTTAA